The following are encoded together in the Planococcus antarcticus DSM 14505 genome:
- a CDS encoding HEPN-associated N-terminal domain-containing protein → MGYHKNLLIRQNELGFSTLGDKFVCSECVSDIHIQNCIEENATADKCDYCGAEGECTLAADIDLIMEFIMTGIKFEWGDPNDEGVGYDSREGGYLGVEIYDGWDFTENVLYGEVGINTDCLFKDIRDALMDTMWCKSDPYGSTRDEELFYTWNDFSEQVKHSMRYLFLNSSYHSGNKKQRVVPHEILDNIAGFVEELKLIKPIASSKFFRARVSSKGELFHKAKEIGTPAKDYAESSNRMSPAGIPMFYGAESEETALLEVKYRPGENVVASIGEFVNNEKLMLLDLTSLPKLPSIFDEEEREKRWVVKFFYSFLNDFTKPIEKDGREHVDYVPTQIVTEYFRYVFKYRNSGIDGIVYPSSLNNEKAYVLFFENEDCNDHQSKGGLTLKKVSHFRGRLKTSL, encoded by the coding sequence ATGGGTTATCATAAAAATTTGCTTATCAGACAAAATGAGTTAGGTTTTAGTACCCTCGGAGATAAATTCGTGTGTTCTGAATGTGTTTCTGACATACATATTCAGAATTGTATTGAAGAAAATGCAACTGCTGATAAATGTGATTATTGTGGCGCTGAAGGTGAATGTACTTTAGCTGCTGACATTGATTTAATAATGGAATTTATTATGACAGGTATTAAATTTGAATGGGGAGACCCTAACGACGAAGGTGTAGGCTATGATTCAAGGGAAGGTGGATATCTAGGGGTTGAAATATATGATGGATGGGATTTCACTGAAAATGTTTTATATGGTGAAGTTGGTATAAATACAGACTGTTTATTTAAAGACATTAGAGACGCATTGATGGATACAATGTGGTGTAAATCTGACCCATATGGCTCAACGCGGGACGAAGAGTTATTTTACACATGGAACGATTTTTCTGAACAAGTAAAACATAGTATGCGTTATCTATTTTTGAATAGCTCCTATCACTCAGGTAACAAAAAGCAACGAGTAGTACCACATGAGATTTTGGATAATATAGCTGGTTTTGTTGAGGAATTAAAGTTGATTAAACCAATAGCATCGAGCAAATTTTTTAGAGCCCGCGTATCTTCAAAGGGTGAGTTGTTTCATAAAGCAAAAGAAATTGGAACACCGGCAAAAGATTATGCGGAAAGTTCAAATAGAATGAGTCCAGCTGGGATTCCGATGTTTTATGGAGCAGAAAGTGAAGAAACAGCTTTACTGGAAGTGAAATATAGACCGGGTGAGAACGTGGTAGCAAGTATTGGTGAATTTGTTAATAATGAAAAATTAATGTTACTAGATTTAACGTCTTTACCAAAGTTACCTAGCATCTTTGATGAAGAGGAACGAGAAAAACGTTGGGTAGTAAAATTCTTTTATAGTTTTTTAAATGATTTTACAAAACCAATTGAAAAAGATGGCAGAGAGCATGTGGACTATGTGCCTACACAAATTGTTACAGAATATTTTAGATATGTTTTTAAATATAGAAACTCTGGAATTGACGGTATTGTATATCCGAGTTCTCTCAATAACGAAAAAGCTTACGTGTTGTTTTTTGAAAATGAAGATTGTAATGACCATCAGAGCAAGGGCGGGCTAACCTTGAAAAAAGTTTCGCACTTTAGAGGTAGACTAAAAACCTCACTTTGA
- a CDS encoding NACHT domain-containing protein produces MQKVIYEWKRFWCPRTGSINLTDSGYLYDPDSQYGRIYNPDVVSYEVISKKQCLGLLGEPGSGKTFAIEEAKEIFHKATITMSVDLRSCGTDYTLYRSLFDHPLFQKWIEGDYNLYLFLDSLDECLLEADYLTSILIKEFRNCPIDRLFLRVTSRTADWPNSLEAGLIQLWGKENVEIFELAPLRRKDVVEAVLKNELNSEAFLHEVLINEAISFAIKPITLLLLINNYKKDGKLPATRKEIYLSGCKLLCEETNENQLNKKEQLTSRERLQVASRIAAVTVFSNKYAIWRGLDFGNVLKEDVTTQELSYGGQLHLEENLVEKESNLVDTLSTGLFTSRGVNRFGWTHQTYAEFLAAWYLIEKKLSVKQILNLIEHPEDQDRKLVPQLHEVSAWLASMSDDIYKVIVKRDPFVLLRSDISNTSNDNKEILVEELLKQLEDGEILKWNFDNQYRYSNLFHPALEEQLKEFIMDGSKSIFAKREAIEIAKSCRLTNLNSIMLDLALNASELLPIREQAAWAVKEIGEASHIKKLLPLANSEIGDDPRDGLKGIALNALWPKYLTVKELLQLLTPKKQKNYFGAYDMFLSQNLISEIHIEDLPIALDWVVEQPSIHDLENRFKELVNQILQKSWNHLEVGNIINPFSKAMFSRLVLFDQLSIFEEIRTIDKRRHALILAMFNNIKDKEKIAEKIQDFRLISAIDISWLISCLLSTENKIEQDIWAQLIWNTFEVSNYMQIELIHKVSKETPALEVLSKKSFEPILLNSVEAQKMRERESKSKARKRLIENNKPSKVSFLTENEVSSYLDKIEAGSLDDWWRLNFYMAHNSEGRSIDELNTDLTMLKGWKIVSESTKIRIIEVAKTYILKAIIDEKESFKVDVIHRPAFAGYQALSLILKYDADFLSTLSKEVWKKWLPAILVCPISTGSEEEVTRSKIVNLAYTCIPDQVIDLVLILVDRENQKFNYIFIINALEECWDDQITQNILCKLEDENLAVGSMDSMLRILFKKRVVDAINFTRSFLTNPLPTEEKRRAKTVNAIRELLIHGGDTEWEKAWPIIHEDRAFGHEVMFSIASTMRETSHMGEEILGDLYIWLLEQFPFSGDPDYSNEDVAHFVTPREEIADFRNSLLRSLENRGTLKSCDEIARIIEHFPEDSTWLRPILIEAKNKTRRRTWAPPTPIDIINLTSNKDFRFVQSGEQLLDVIEDSLERFEQKLHGETPENVFLWNDLGEKKFNPRTENEFSDYVKKHFIEDLKGKGIIVNREVEIRKTTGNIQGQRTDLQVDAILKQPDRDSHEIISVIVEVKGNWHSELKTAMETQLVDRYLKNNTCKYGLYLIGWFDSEMWKDENRRRKIPKVSIEEAKIFFDEQAEKLTDNVREVRAYVVDVRL; encoded by the coding sequence TTGCAAAAAGTAATATATGAATGGAAGCGTTTTTGGTGTCCAAGAACTGGCTCTATAAACCTAACTGACAGTGGTTATCTTTATGACCCCGACTCCCAATACGGAAGAATCTATAACCCCGACGTAGTTTCATATGAGGTGATTTCTAAGAAACAGTGTTTGGGTTTACTAGGAGAACCTGGTTCTGGAAAGACATTTGCAATCGAAGAAGCAAAAGAAATCTTTCATAAAGCTACAATAACTATGTCTGTTGATTTGCGCTCTTGCGGAACGGATTACACTCTTTACCGTAGCTTATTTGATCATCCACTTTTTCAAAAGTGGATAGAGGGCGACTATAATTTGTACCTCTTTCTGGATAGTCTAGACGAATGTTTGTTAGAAGCAGATTATTTAACATCAATATTAATTAAAGAGTTTAGAAACTGCCCTATCGATCGTCTATTTCTTCGTGTTACTTCCAGAACTGCTGACTGGCCTAATTCGTTAGAAGCGGGATTGATTCAATTATGGGGAAAAGAGAATGTCGAGATTTTTGAATTAGCACCTCTACGTCGAAAAGATGTAGTAGAAGCCGTATTGAAGAATGAGTTGAATAGTGAAGCTTTTTTACATGAAGTTCTAATAAATGAAGCTATTTCATTTGCTATAAAGCCGATTACACTTCTTTTACTTATTAATAACTATAAAAAAGATGGAAAACTTCCTGCTACTCGAAAGGAAATTTATTTATCAGGTTGTAAATTATTATGTGAAGAGACAAATGAAAATCAACTGAATAAGAAAGAGCAGCTCACTAGTCGCGAGCGTTTACAAGTCGCTTCTCGAATTGCAGCAGTAACTGTCTTTTCGAATAAATATGCTATATGGAGAGGCTTGGATTTTGGAAATGTACTTAAAGAAGACGTTACTACACAAGAATTGTCATATGGAGGACAACTTCATTTAGAAGAAAATCTTGTTGAAAAGGAATCCAATTTAGTGGACACCTTATCTACTGGACTGTTTACATCTAGAGGAGTTAATCGATTTGGTTGGACACATCAAACATATGCTGAATTTTTAGCGGCTTGGTATTTGATTGAAAAAAAGTTATCAGTAAAACAAATATTAAATTTAATTGAACATCCAGAAGATCAAGACCGTAAGTTAGTACCGCAATTACACGAAGTTTCTGCTTGGTTAGCTAGTATGAGTGACGATATATATAAGGTGATTGTCAAACGAGATCCCTTTGTTTTACTCCGGAGTGACATTAGTAATACTAGTAATGACAATAAAGAGATTTTAGTAGAAGAATTGTTAAAACAATTGGAAGATGGGGAAATTTTGAAATGGAATTTTGATAACCAGTATCGATATTCCAATCTTTTCCATCCTGCTTTGGAAGAACAGTTGAAAGAGTTTATTATGGATGGAAGTAAATCTATATTTGCTAAAAGAGAAGCGATAGAGATAGCTAAATCTTGTAGGTTAACGAATTTAAATTCTATCATGTTAGATTTAGCCCTTAACGCAAGTGAACTTTTACCTATTAGAGAGCAGGCTGCGTGGGCTGTCAAAGAAATAGGGGAAGCATCTCATATTAAGAAACTATTACCTCTAGCCAATTCTGAAATTGGAGATGATCCTAGAGATGGTTTAAAAGGCATTGCATTAAATGCACTGTGGCCTAAGTATCTTACGGTAAAAGAATTACTTCAGCTTTTGACTCCTAAAAAACAAAAGAATTACTTTGGCGCATATGATATGTTTCTGTCGCAAAATTTGATTAGTGAAATTCATATTGAAGATCTTCCTATTGCATTAGATTGGGTAGTTGAACAACCTTCAATTCATGACTTAGAAAATCGTTTTAAAGAGCTTGTGAATCAAATTTTACAGAAATCTTGGAACCATCTAGAGGTTGGGAATATAATTAATCCTTTTTCTAAAGCAATGTTTTCAAGATTGGTTCTTTTTGATCAATTAAGTATTTTTGAAGAGATTCGAACTATTGATAAAAGACGGCATGCTTTAATATTAGCCATGTTCAATAACATTAAAGACAAAGAAAAAATTGCTGAAAAGATTCAAGATTTTCGGCTGATATCTGCAATAGATATCTCTTGGTTAATTTCATGTCTATTGAGTACAGAGAACAAAATAGAACAAGATATATGGGCACAATTAATTTGGAATACTTTCGAAGTTTCTAACTACATGCAGATTGAATTGATTCATAAAGTATCAAAGGAAACCCCGGCTCTTGAAGTCTTAAGTAAAAAATCTTTCGAGCCCATTTTACTTAATTCAGTAGAAGCACAGAAGATGAGAGAAAGAGAGTCAAAAAGCAAAGCAAGGAAAAGATTAATAGAAAATAATAAACCTTCTAAAGTCTCTTTTCTAACAGAGAATGAGGTTTCAAGCTACTTAGATAAGATTGAAGCAGGGTCACTTGATGATTGGTGGAGACTAAATTTTTATATGGCTCATAATTCAGAAGGTCGATCTATAGATGAACTAAACACTGATTTAACAATGTTAAAAGGTTGGAAAATCGTTAGTGAATCAACCAAAATTCGTATTATAGAAGTAGCAAAAACTTATATATTAAAAGCAATTATTGACGAGAAAGAATCCTTCAAAGTAGATGTAATTCATCGGCCAGCATTTGCAGGATATCAAGCCCTTTCATTAATTTTAAAGTACGATGCTGATTTTTTATCCACTCTTTCTAAAGAGGTTTGGAAGAAGTGGTTACCGGCTATTTTGGTGTGCCCAATATCAACAGGTAGTGAAGAGGAAGTAACTCGTAGTAAAATAGTAAACTTGGCATATACTTGCATTCCGGATCAAGTAATTGATTTAGTGCTTATCTTAGTAGATAGAGAGAATCAAAAATTTAATTACATTTTTATTATCAATGCTTTAGAAGAGTGTTGGGATGATCAAATAACCCAGAACATTTTATGTAAACTAGAAGACGAGAATTTAGCAGTAGGATCTATGGATTCAATGCTAAGAATTCTTTTTAAAAAGCGAGTAGTTGATGCAATTAATTTTACTCGTTCCTTTCTTACAAATCCTTTACCTACTGAAGAAAAAAGAAGAGCAAAGACTGTAAATGCTATACGAGAATTGCTAATCCATGGAGGAGACACTGAATGGGAGAAAGCATGGCCAATTATTCATGAAGACAGAGCATTCGGGCATGAGGTTATGTTTTCTATTGCAAGTACAATGCGCGAAACTTCTCACATGGGAGAAGAGATATTAGGAGACCTTTATATATGGCTACTAGAACAGTTCCCTTTTTCAGGAGATCCAGATTATTCGAATGAAGATGTAGCACATTTTGTAACACCAAGGGAAGAAATAGCTGATTTTCGTAATTCTTTATTACGAAGTTTAGAAAATAGAGGTACTCTCAAGTCTTGTGATGAAATAGCTCGTATTATTGAACACTTCCCTGAAGATTCGACATGGTTAAGACCAATTCTTATAGAAGCAAAAAATAAGACCCGTCGCCGTACTTGGGCGCCGCCTACTCCTATTGATATTATAAACTTAACAAGCAATAAAGATTTTCGTTTTGTGCAAAGCGGAGAGCAATTATTAGATGTTATAGAAGACTCTTTAGAACGATTCGAGCAAAAACTGCATGGGGAAACACCGGAAAATGTTTTTTTATGGAATGATTTAGGTGAGAAAAAATTTAATCCTCGCACAGAAAACGAGTTTTCTGATTATGTTAAAAAGCATTTTATAGAAGACCTTAAAGGAAAAGGTATTATTGTTAATAGAGAAGTCGAGATTCGTAAGACAACTGGTAATATTCAAGGGCAACGAACAGATCTGCAGGTAGATGCTATATTAAAACAACCAGACCGAGACAGTCATGAAATTATTAGTGTAATTGTAGAGGTAAAAGGAAATTGGCATTCAGAACTAAAAACTGCTATGGAAACACAACTTGTAGATAGATATTTAAAAAATAACACTTGCAAATATGGACTTTATCTCATTGGTTGGTTTGATAGTGAAATGTGGAAAGATGAAAATAGGAGAAGAAAAATCCCAAAGGTATCTATAGAAGAAGCGAAAATATTTTTTGATGAACAAGCTGAAAAACTAACAGATAACGTAAGGGAAGTGAGAGCTTACGTAGTCGATGTAAGATTGTGA
- a CDS encoding recombinase family protein, which produces MHLSNEYNKLAQPIEKKKKAAIYARVSTVEQAEEGYSIDEQVRLLREFCKKEGYEVCGEYVDRGISGKNISGRPALQQLLSAAHNKEFDIVLVWKMNRFSRKSIDLLNIVEMLKTKNIGFRSYTEKYETESPSGKLQFQMMAAISEFERANISENVKMGMLARARAGYWNGGKVLGYDIDSTEVDDRNRAASKLVINEDEGQTVRKIFDLYTGGFGYKSIAGQLNRAGHQTKRKKSFSINSVKQILQNPLYVGIIRFNVRRDWTEKRRNNINPDPVMEKGKHVPLISQDTWDQTLAIMKSRGGRPNRIHSGEHPLTGIIRCPVCNSGMVLSRTTNKTKDGTKRVLEYYVCGAWKNKGSTVCRSNGVRVNYADEYVLTKIANVANNDRLIKSIVLKINSEREKNRSPLQNDYKRLEKAIDSVQLRKDKILGLFEEGIVEKDDLIGRLATLNEEIAGLEERKAPIKSKMWQDDTIEVNFTLVKDVMDSFTKMFKESLSREQRKHLLHLLINKITISESREIDSIKIQLNKEVVKHFTTPEGERSSDDDDLSPSFTVFLEL; this is translated from the coding sequence TTGCATCTATCTAATGAGTATAATAAACTGGCACAACCAATTGAGAAGAAGAAAAAGGCCGCAATTTATGCTCGGGTTTCTACTGTAGAGCAAGCTGAAGAAGGATATAGCATAGATGAACAGGTTCGACTATTACGTGAGTTCTGTAAAAAAGAAGGTTATGAAGTATGCGGGGAGTATGTAGACCGAGGAATCAGCGGCAAAAACATCTCAGGTAGGCCTGCACTTCAACAGCTTTTAAGTGCTGCACATAATAAAGAATTCGACATAGTGTTAGTTTGGAAAATGAATCGTTTTTCTAGAAAGAGTATTGATTTGTTAAACATCGTGGAGATGTTAAAGACTAAAAACATCGGTTTTAGATCTTATACAGAAAAATACGAAACGGAAAGTCCTTCAGGAAAACTTCAATTTCAGATGATGGCAGCAATATCGGAATTTGAAAGAGCTAATATATCAGAAAACGTAAAGATGGGAATGCTAGCGAGGGCAAGAGCTGGTTATTGGAATGGCGGGAAGGTACTCGGATACGATATAGATTCAACAGAAGTCGATGACCGAAACAGGGCAGCCTCTAAACTTGTTATTAACGAAGACGAGGGACAGACGGTTAGAAAAATCTTTGATTTATACACCGGGGGCTTCGGTTATAAGTCAATTGCCGGTCAATTAAATAGAGCAGGTCATCAAACTAAAAGAAAGAAAAGTTTTTCGATTAATAGTGTAAAGCAAATACTCCAAAATCCTTTATATGTCGGTATTATTCGGTTTAATGTCAGAAGGGATTGGACTGAAAAAAGGCGTAATAATATTAATCCAGATCCGGTAATGGAAAAAGGTAAGCATGTACCGCTAATTTCACAAGATACGTGGGACCAGACTCTAGCTATTATGAAGAGCAGAGGCGGCAGACCTAATCGGATTCATAGTGGTGAACACCCTTTGACTGGGATTATTAGATGCCCTGTGTGTAATTCAGGAATGGTACTTAGCAGAACAACCAATAAAACAAAAGACGGAACAAAACGAGTACTGGAGTACTATGTTTGTGGGGCCTGGAAGAACAAAGGAAGCACGGTTTGTCGATCAAATGGTGTCCGAGTAAATTATGCAGATGAATACGTGCTTACTAAGATCGCTAATGTTGCAAATAACGACAGATTAATAAAAAGTATTGTATTGAAAATAAATAGTGAGCGTGAGAAGAATCGGTCACCTCTGCAAAACGACTATAAGAGGTTGGAAAAAGCAATTGATTCTGTCCAACTTAGAAAAGACAAGATACTGGGACTGTTTGAAGAGGGTATTGTTGAAAAGGATGATCTTATCGGCCGATTAGCTACTTTAAATGAGGAAATAGCGGGATTAGAAGAACGTAAGGCACCAATAAAAAGTAAGATGTGGCAAGACGACACAATAGAAGTAAACTTTACCTTAGTAAAAGATGTTATGGATAGCTTCACAAAAATGTTTAAAGAATCATTATCCCGAGAACAGAGAAAACACCTATTACATCTACTCATAAATAAAATAACTATTTCTGAAAGCAGGGAGATCGACTCGATCAAAATCCAATTAAATAAAGAAGTGGTCAAACACTTCACCACTCCAGAAGGAGAAAGATCATCCGATGACGATGATCTTTCTCCTTCTTTTACTGTGTTTTTGGAGCTTTAG
- a CDS encoding DNA primase family protein produces MRMNRVAFKIEDVDQYITDYPVQKARPLDASIITKGLLESVNVKDSLSLLVAALNTVMQEEGLAYFTALMYRVKKTSRAEAMETYKTAERTVETVIPEALLRELELILSVSKAEERGYSYNEKKKSFTFNANAFAKHFIKRCHLRSTNDGRLFIYNLKGVFEELSEVKLGKIIMMIMHEGRSNSWKSAHEVEVVKALQREATNEDEMNVNREFINLKNGMFSLDTYKLYPHSPTYISTIQIPIDYDPLAGAPNFNTFMEDITLHDAELIGVHQELVGYWLSVETKAEKAVYYHGGGANGKSVLASVVTELIGKENVSSVPLSDFSQPFGLESMIGKSINIAAENELGGKAMKTENFKAIVSGDTITVNLKYRPAISYTPYCRLLFLVNSLPDSMDVTNGYFRKLMIVPFNRTFSAAERNVNLKEELLKELPGILNWALEGLKRLRLNNFQFGQSEAINECQNAYNADQNPVKEFYLEHIRMIGGERTKQADFHLKYLRWLDMQGIDDKGTKSLQLFWKHFKIVLENERIPIIKKKVKGAIYYDGLKVEDLEDVTHPKISGSAIQY; encoded by the coding sequence ATGAGAATGAATAGAGTCGCATTCAAAATAGAAGACGTGGATCAGTACATTACTGATTATCCTGTACAAAAGGCACGACCACTAGACGCAAGTATAATTACAAAGGGTTTACTTGAATCGGTAAATGTAAAAGATAGTCTCTCATTGTTAGTTGCTGCACTTAACACTGTAATGCAGGAAGAGGGGTTAGCCTACTTTACTGCTCTGATGTACCGAGTTAAAAAAACATCTAGGGCTGAGGCTATGGAAACCTACAAGACTGCTGAGCGAACAGTAGAGACAGTTATACCTGAAGCCTTGCTGAGGGAACTAGAACTGATTCTATCAGTGAGCAAGGCGGAAGAGCGTGGATACTCTTATAACGAAAAGAAAAAGTCTTTTACTTTTAATGCTAATGCCTTTGCAAAGCATTTCATAAAAAGGTGCCATTTACGCTCAACGAATGATGGACGCTTATTTATATATAACTTAAAAGGTGTTTTTGAAGAGTTGTCTGAAGTAAAGTTAGGAAAAATTATCATGATGATCATGCATGAAGGACGTAGTAATAGTTGGAAAAGTGCGCACGAGGTGGAAGTTGTAAAAGCATTGCAGCGTGAAGCTACCAATGAAGATGAAATGAATGTGAACCGTGAATTTATTAACTTGAAGAATGGGATGTTCAGCCTAGATACTTATAAGCTCTACCCCCATTCTCCAACATATATATCCACTATCCAAATACCGATTGATTATGATCCTCTTGCCGGTGCACCTAACTTCAATACCTTTATGGAGGATATTACGTTGCATGATGCTGAATTAATAGGTGTACATCAAGAATTAGTGGGTTATTGGCTATCGGTTGAAACCAAGGCAGAAAAAGCTGTTTATTATCATGGTGGAGGAGCAAATGGAAAAAGTGTCTTGGCTTCTGTTGTGACGGAGTTAATAGGAAAAGAGAATGTTAGTAGCGTACCTCTCTCTGATTTCAGTCAACCATTCGGCTTGGAAAGCATGATTGGAAAATCCATCAATATTGCTGCGGAAAATGAGTTAGGAGGCAAAGCGATGAAGACAGAGAACTTTAAGGCCATTGTCAGTGGCGATACGATAACTGTCAACTTGAAATATCGTCCGGCTATTAGCTACACACCATACTGTAGACTTCTTTTTCTTGTCAATAGCCTCCCAGACTCCATGGATGTAACAAATGGCTACTTTCGAAAACTAATGATTGTACCTTTTAATCGCACTTTTTCCGCCGCTGAACGAAATGTTAATTTAAAGGAAGAATTGTTAAAGGAACTCCCAGGTATCCTTAACTGGGCCTTGGAGGGATTGAAACGATTACGTTTAAATAACTTTCAGTTTGGTCAAAGTGAAGCTATAAATGAATGCCAAAATGCTTATAATGCTGATCAGAATCCAGTGAAGGAGTTCTATTTAGAGCATATTAGAATGATAGGGGGCGAACGGACAAAGCAAGCCGATTTTCATTTGAAATATCTGCGCTGGCTGGATATGCAAGGCATAGACGACAAGGGAACAAAATCGCTTCAGCTGTTTTGGAAACATTTCAAAATTGTATTAGAAAATGAAAGGATTCCTATTATCAAAAAAAAGGTAAAGGGAGCTATCTATTATGATGGCTTAAAGGTAGAAGATTTAGAAGATGTTACACATCCTAAAATATCAGGTAGTGCTATTCAATATTAG
- the istA gene encoding IS21 family transposase, with protein sequence MNKKQQVIQLHLQDVSQRQISTEVKVSRNTVSKYIEAFEKSKATDVRNLPVTEDILSAPSYKKRDGVKRKMTEEIIDRLRGFIQDNEWKRKNNMSKQQMKKIDMYEKLQEEGYDIGYTTVRNFVNIEEMRAKEVFIRQRYSAAWEVEFDWGEVKLVIDGKQKSYSLAVFTLAYSNYRFALLYESETMICVQDAHTKLIDHLGFVPSVFTYDNMRTVVKSFVGTDRKITDGMINLSNYYGFRIRLCEPRKGNQKGHVERSVEVVRRKAFSYDIAFASLEDARKRLSQTIQSLNKRIHHEKKIAHVELKEQEKATATQESLPLPFDVSEVLECRVDKYSTVMIKQNRYSVPEGNVGAWIRAKVSADAVRLFIKGELVAEHRRNWGVHQWEMNLYHYIKTFTKKKGALAQSECLSQAPNQIKKLFENHYIGKERDFLELLLYVREKNQLDNVMTAARQIEIKGLGEITTEKLIFLSEQTDLVPTVPLQKDETVEQALQNIQAFSAMFKQVDEGVLEHG encoded by the coding sequence TTGAACAAGAAGCAACAGGTGATTCAGCTGCATCTTCAAGATGTCAGCCAAAGACAAATATCCACTGAAGTGAAGGTCTCCAGAAACACCGTTTCAAAATACATCGAAGCTTTTGAGAAGAGCAAGGCAACCGATGTCCGTAACCTGCCGGTTACAGAGGATATCTTATCGGCTCCCTCCTACAAGAAAAGGGATGGGGTAAAACGCAAAATGACAGAGGAGATTATAGACAGGCTCAGAGGATTCATTCAAGACAATGAATGGAAACGCAAAAACAACATGAGCAAGCAACAAATGAAAAAGATTGATATGTATGAAAAACTGCAAGAAGAAGGATATGACATCGGCTATACGACGGTTCGGAATTTCGTCAATATCGAGGAGATGCGAGCGAAAGAGGTTTTTATTCGGCAACGCTATTCAGCAGCTTGGGAAGTAGAATTTGATTGGGGAGAAGTAAAACTAGTAATTGATGGGAAACAGAAATCCTATTCCTTAGCGGTTTTCACCTTGGCTTACAGCAATTACCGATTTGCGCTGCTTTATGAATCCGAGACGATGATCTGTGTGCAGGATGCCCATACCAAGCTGATTGACCACTTAGGTTTCGTCCCATCTGTTTTCACTTACGACAATATGCGAACCGTGGTGAAATCGTTTGTCGGAACAGACCGGAAGATCACGGATGGAATGATCAACCTCTCCAATTATTACGGATTCCGGATACGGCTCTGCGAGCCAAGAAAAGGAAACCAGAAAGGACACGTAGAACGGAGTGTCGAGGTTGTCCGCAGAAAAGCATTTTCATATGATATTGCGTTCGCTTCCCTGGAAGACGCCCGGAAACGTCTAAGCCAAACGATTCAATCGCTCAATAAACGAATCCACCACGAAAAGAAGATCGCTCATGTGGAATTGAAAGAGCAAGAAAAAGCAACAGCTACTCAAGAGTCGCTCCCTCTGCCATTCGATGTTTCGGAAGTCTTGGAATGTCGGGTAGATAAATACAGCACCGTCATGATTAAACAAAATCGGTACTCCGTACCCGAGGGCAATGTAGGCGCATGGATCCGTGCCAAGGTCAGCGCAGATGCAGTCCGGCTCTTTATTAAAGGCGAACTCGTTGCAGAACATCGGAGAAATTGGGGTGTCCATCAATGGGAAATGAATCTCTATCACTACATAAAAACCTTCACAAAGAAAAAAGGCGCTTTAGCTCAAAGTGAATGTTTGAGCCAAGCACCAAATCAAATTAAAAAACTCTTCGAAAACCATTATATCGGAAAAGAGAGAGATTTTCTAGAGCTACTCCTCTATGTACGAGAGAAAAATCAGTTGGATAACGTGATGACCGCTGCACGACAGATTGAGATAAAAGGTCTCGGTGAAATTACGACCGAAAAGCTAATTTTTCTGAGCGAACAAACAGATTTAGTACCTACGGTACCTCTACAAAAAGATGAGACAGTCGAACAGGCGCTTCAAAACATCCAAGCCTTTTCAGCGATGTTCAAACAAGTCGATGAAGGAGTGCTTGAACATGGATAA